In the Carboxydothermus hydrogenoformans Z-2901 genome, one interval contains:
- a CDS encoding MoaD/ThiS family protein: MSNISVQVKVDNFLLKNSSRLKACHEIVEVPEQSTISTLLEIIGLNKDLISFVTVNGERKDLAYRLQENDVVAFYPYISGG, from the coding sequence ATGTCCAACATTTCAGTGCAAGTAAAAGTCGACAACTTTTTATTAAAAAATTCATCGAGATTGAAGGCTTGCCACGAAATAGTGGAAGTTCCAGAACAATCTACTATCAGCACTCTTCTTGAAATTATAGGATTGAATAAAGATCTTATAAGTTTTGTTACTGTTAACGGGGAACGCAAGGATTTAGCTTACAGGCTGCAAGAAAATGATGTGGTGGCCTTTTACCCTTATATTTCTGGCGGGTAA